From Geotalea uraniireducens Rf4:
GTGATATCCCGTTTCATCGTTTTTTTGATCGTTATTACACTTGCGACTTTCCAGCCGGTCTTCGCGGCAAAGGGCAAAAAAGTGGCCCAACGGGCTGCTGCACAAAAGACGCCCGCCCCCCCGGAAGAGCAGAGCCCTCCCATCAACATCCTGAGCATCATCCCTGCCCAGGGTGAGCCGGGGGTAACCGTAACCCTCAGCGGCACTGGATTTACCGACAAGACCACTGCGTTTCTTGGTGGTGTCGGTATGCCGACGAAAGTGATAGGGCCCAAAATACTTACCTTCGACATACCCGATCTCCCCCCCGGACTCTATGCTCTCTTTTTAAGGCGGGAAGATGGAGCTACCAGCAAACCGTATAACTTTATACTACAGGCGCAAAAGCCGGTGGCGATGTCACTGTCGCCCGACACGATATACAATTGTGCCAGCGGGAAGGAGCGCGAAGTGGTTGTCAGTGGTCGGAATTTCCAGGAAGGGGCGCAGATCCTGCTGGACGGAGCTGCGATCAAAAGCCGCACTCTCTCGCGCGAATCCATTTCATTCAACGCTCCATCCCAGCTCTTCAGCGGACTCCACCAAGTGCAGGTGAAAAACCCTACGGATGAAGTTTCCGGTGCGGTTGCCCTTTTCATCAATTCCAAGCCGGAGATTCTAAGCGTTAGTCAGGGGGGAGAGTTCGTCAATTACTATGAACTGATTATCGAAGGGAAAAACTTTCAGCAGGGATCGACGCTCGTGGTGGATGGCGCAAATCTTAACAGTGGAACAGCACCCGCCACCGAACGTGAAAAGATTGTTTATATTGACTGCACCCGCCTCATTTACCAACGCCACCCGTACGACTCGACCCCGAAAAGCTTTAGTCTCCAGGTGATAAATCCAAACAGCGAGGAAAGCCCGGTAGTAACGGTGAATGCTCCGTGAAAAGCGGTCGGCGGTCGGCGGTCGGCGGTCGGCAGTCGGCAGTCGGCGGTCGGCGGTCGGCGGTTTTAACTGCCGACTGCCGACCGCCGACCGCTTTTCAACTACCGACCGCTTTTCAACTACCGACCGCTTTTTTCACCTACCGCCCGCTTTTAACCGGCTGCTCCAGCACCACCAGGTAGCCGTCAGGGTCGAAACACCACAACTCCAATGTACCGTATGGCTTGCGCTCAAGCGGATAGAGGATTTCCAATCCCTCATCATCGAGAGCATCGCTTATCTCTTCAATGTCATTCACGCGAAAATGGAGGGTCAATCCTACCCCCTTCGGGTAGACGTTGAAGCGATCCCCCAGAATTGGATGAGCCTGAACCACGGCCGACTCCTCAACAAAGATAACGACACAACCGTCCTGTTCCATGACCAGGTGCTCTGGCGCACCGGGAGATGTCAGCGCTCTCTCCACGGACACATCCAGAATTCCCCCGTAAAAGGCTTCGGTGACCCCCAGATCCGCGACCGCCAGCTGCATGAAAACTCGCGCTTCGCCCGCCACGCGCCCCTCACTCCCCGCCGAACCAGATGGTCGTGTATCGGCTGAAAATGGAAAGATAATTGGTAAAAATAAGAATGCCGACGATGATCAGGAAAACCCCGGTAACGATCTCGAAGATGCGGATGTACTTTTTGAAACGGGTAAACAGGACAAGAAACTGGTGCATGGCCAATGAAGCCAAGAAGAACGGGATGGCAAGCCCCATGGAATAAGCAAGCAGCAGCCCTATCCCCCGATAGACGGTACTCTCGGTAGCCGCCACCATCAGGATCGAGGCGAGTATCGGACCGATGCAGGGAGTCCAGCCGGCGGCAAAAGCCACGCCGACGACAAAACTGCCGAAAAAGCCGGCCGGTTTACGATGGAGGGTCAGCCGTTTCTCCCCAAGCAAAACCCCGATATCGAAAATTCCCGACACATGGATACCGAAAACAACGATGAGAACACCACCCACCCTTCTTAACGCGGTCATGTGCGCCTGGAGGAAACCGCCGATAAAGGTTGCAGAAGCACCGAGCAGAACAAAGACAAAGGTAAAACCAGCGATAAAAAGGAGCGAATGGATAATCGTCTGCTGCCTGACCTTGTGAGACGGATGCTCCATCTGCAGGTCGCTGAAGGAAAGGCCGGTTATATAGGTGATATAGGAAGGAATAAGGGGGAGCACGCATGGTGAGAGGAACGAGAGAAAGCCCGCGATGAACGCTCCGACAACGGTTATGTTGGTGGATTCCATGGTTCCCCCCATTATTCCCTATTACATCTGCGGCTTCATGATCTCATTGAAAAAAGCTACCACCTGCGGATCACTCCAATCCATACCGCCAACAACTTTTTTTACTATAACACCCTTTTTGTCCAATATAAAGGTTTCCGGTACCCCGGTAGTTCCATAGCGTTTACTGATCGCCTGGTCGGTATCAAGGAGTGCCGGCAACGCCGCCCCCGAATTCTTGAAAAATCGCTTTACAGCGTCCTTACCCCCCTCATCGATGGATACGGCCAGCATTTGGAAAGGTTTCCCGGCCATCATCCGATCCAGTCTGACCATGGACGGGATTTCTTCACGACAGGGAGGACACCAGGTCGCCCAGAAATTGAGGAAGACAACCTTCCCCCTGAAGTCCGAAAGGCGTACCTGACGGCCGGCTAAATCCTTCAAGGTGAAATCGGGCGCCACCTTCCCTTCTATGACCGGCTCCTCCTGGCGGGAACAACCGATAACCGCAACACTAAATAAAATCATCACAGCAAAAATAATCTTTTTCATCTTTTCCGCTCCTGGGGCGTAATATTGTATTTTTCCATACGGTAGATAAGGGTGTGGCGTGGAATACGGAGAAAACGGGCCGCGGCGGTCTGGTTCCAGTCGCTTCTCTCAAGCGCCTCGACAACGATCTCCCGCTCCAGTTGTTCAAGGGAATATCCTTCGGCAGGAAGATTAATCACACCGATTTCGCGGCTCTTCTTAACGCCGCGGAGCTTGGCCGGGAGATCCTCAACATCGATACTGTCGCTGTTGCGCATGATCAACAGGCGTTCAATGGTATTTTCCAGCTCCCGCACATTTCCCGGCCAGGGATAGTGCTTCATTACCTCCAGCGCCCGAGGGGCAAAGGTGACACCTGCCCCACCATGCTTGGCAGTGAAATGTTTGATCAGCAGCAGAACATCATCCTCCCTTTCCCGTAAAGCGGGCAGATGAATCGGAATAACCGAGAGGCGATAATAGAGATCCTCGCGGAAGCGCCCTTCGGTTATGGCTGCTTCCAGATCCACGTTGGTGGCCGCCACAACCCTTACATCCAGCTTCTGCGAAGTGGTTCCCCCCACCGGCTCGACAATTCTCTCCTGCAAGGCGCGCAAAAGCTTGGGTTGGAGGTCAACCGGCAACTCCCCCACTTCATCGAGAAATAGGGTTCCTCCATCGGCTGACTGGAACTTGCCGACCTTATCCCTGACCGCCCCGGTAAATGCCCCTTTCACATGACCGAACAGCTCGCTCTCAAGAAGGTCTCTGGGAATGGCGGCACAGTTTATCGGCACAAAGGGAGAAGCCCTGCGGGAACTGAGTGAATGTATCGACTTGGCCACCAGTTCTTTGCCGGTGCCCGACTCGCCGGTTATTAATACTGTCGCTTCCGTATCGGCAACCTTACGCACGATGGCAAAGACCCGCTCCATCCCCCGGGAAATACCGATGATGTTTCTGAACTCGGCCCGCTCGGTCAGTTCCTCCTTTAAAAGCCGGTTTTCTTCAGACAATCCCTGCAGCTCCAATGCTTTCTTTACCACCAGTTTGAGCTGATCACGGTTGAACGGTTTGGTGATGTAATCATAGGCGCCAAGCTTCATCGCCTCAATTGCCGTATCGATCGCGCCAAAGGCGGTAATTACGATAACCAGGGTGGCGGGAGAGCGCTCCTTTATGGTCGCAAGTACTTGAAAACCGCTTATTCCCGGCATTTTCAGGTCGGTGACGACCAGAGCGGGAGAACATTCGGCAAACAGTGCAAGCCCCGCCTCACCGTCAGCGGCGGTAACAACTTCATACCCCTCTTCCTGGAGGTTGTACTCGAGAACCCGTCGCAGCGAAGTGTCATCATCAATGATAAGTATTTTTGCAGCCATTGTCCTCTCTCAAGCAATGCCATTCTACGTTCTACGTTCTACGTTTTAACATAGACCGCGAACAGCCTTTCACACGGGCAGCCTTACTGTGAAGGTCGTCCCCTTCCCCTTTTCACTGGCAACCTGAATGCTGCCGCCGTGACTTTCGACAATCTTCTGGGTGATGGCAAGACCAAGACCGGTTCCGTCCGGCTTGGTGGTAAAAAACGGCTCGAATATCCTGTTAAGCCTGTCAGGCTCAATGCCTTCGCCGGTATCGGCAAAAGAAAGCTCGACAACGGCAGGGCTCTCTTCCGCAGGCCCGGGGCATGAGGCGCTGACGGTCAGCTTCCCCCCGCGGCCGGTAGCCTGTAAACCGTTCATCAGCAGGTTAAGGAAGGCCTGGCGCAGTTTTTCCCGGTCTCCATGCACAGCCGGAAGCTCCGCCGGATTCAACTCTATCGAGACGCCGCGTGCCGCAGCCTCTGTACTTATCAGGGTAACGATCTCATTCAGTTCAGCCATGATGTCGCAAGTTGCTCTCTCCACCTGAAGCGGTCTTGCCAGCCCGAGAAAATCCTCCACCACCCGGTTGAGGCGATCGGTTTCTTTCAGCAGTATCTCCAGAAATTCGTAGTTCGATTCTCCCGGGCGAAAGCTGTCTTTCAATATCTCGGCAGTTCCCTTTATGGAGCCGAGCGGGTTTCTTATTTCGTGGGCCAGCACTGCGGAAAGCTCTCCCAGGACTGACAGCCTTTCCGCCCGCCGCAGCTGCTCTTCGATCTCGATGACGAGATCGGCCTGGCTCTGCAGCTTCTTGTAAGAGTCCTCAAGGCCTCTCGCGGTCTTGTGAAGCTCTTCCCTGCGCGCCACCTCTCGTTGGGAGAGGAGACCGGTGACTCCACCCACGATGTTGTATAGCAGAATTTCAAGATATTTCTCAAGCTCCAGAGAAGGGTGTACCCCCCATTGGAAAAGGACGTGCGGCGCATACATGATACTCACAACAATGGAAGAGACGAGGCCGCCTCGTAATCCGAACCAGAAGGCAGCAAGAATTATCGGTAAATAATAAAGCCGCTGAAAGATGTCGTGCAGCATCGGCAGATGCAGTGGCGTCAAATAATGCAGCAGGCTGATTCCCAGTATGAAAACGGCCGGCACCACCAAGCGAACTATGTTTGCACGTTTCATGGAGACACTATTAGTCGATGCAGGAACTGAATGCAAGGATATTTTGTTGCGGGGAAAAGTCGGGGGGGCAGAAAAAACAGTGTATTGACGGCATAGTTAAGAGCGTTTCGACTTGACTCTGCCGGGGAATCCCTGGTAATCCTGCCGGATCTTACGCGAGTTTATGGCAAGGGGGAGAAGCTTTTCATGCTTTGCAAGGACCTCTTCCAGGGAGAAACCGTCATTAATGATGATGTCATTTTCACTCAAATGGGTCTGCGCGAAATGTCGGCCATCTTCACGGCAATAAATCATGATCTGATAACTGTCACCATGAAGTTCAATTTCCGATTTGTGAACCAGCATCTCTTCCAACATGACATTGCCCTTACAGCAAATACTTGCTTATTGAAGACCTTTGTTTTATTGGAAAGCACTATTTATGCCAAATTCGGGGGGAAGCAACTGCTGCTAACCATGCGATAGACGGGAAGTAATCAGTTGTGTTTTAACGGATGGGAACTGCTATTTAACGCGAGTCACTACGTAATCAGCCAGATTAACAAGTGCGTATTTTTCCGGGGAATCCTCGAAAACATCCAGGTAAGCCTTGCAACGAGCGACATAGTCTTTTGCCACCGTTACTGCATGGTCAATGCCGCCATATTGGTGAACCAGCTCAAAAACCGCCGCAAAATCATCTTCGTCCAGAACGTCTTTATCGACAACTTCGGCAATCTTCTCTTTTTCAGCGGCAGTACAGTGCTGCAGTGTATGGATCAGCGGCAGAGTGATTTTTCCTTCTTCCAGGTCATGGCCGATGCTCTTGCCGAACTGCTCTTCACTGGCAACATAATCGAGCGTATCATCCACGAGTTGGAAGGCTATTCCCAGTTCCATGCCGAAATTCTGCAAGGCGACTTCACGCTCCGAGGAAGCCTTTCCAAGGATAGCCCCGGACTGGCATGCGGCTGATAGGAGTATGGCTGTCTTGGACTTCACAACCTCGATGTAACGTTCGGTAGTTACATCCAGATCGCTGGTGCAGACCAGTTGCAGCACTTCCCCTTCAGCAATTATCGTGGTAGCCCCGGAAAGAACCTTCAGAACATTGAGGTCGCCGTCTGCAACCATCAGAGAGAATGATTTGGAAAAAAGGAAGTCCCCCACAAGAACTGACGCTTCATTCCCCCACAAGGTATTGGCGGAAGCTAAACCTCGACGAAGGTTGGCATTGTCCACCACATCATCATGCAGAAGGGTAGCTGTGTGGATAAACTCGATCACGCTTGCCAACGGTACATGCCTGTCGCCATGATAGCCGCACAGCTTTGCCGAAAGGAGCAACAGCGCAGGACGGATTCTCTTGCCGCCGCTCGAAAGCACATATTCGCCAACCTTGCGAATCAGCGGGACGTCCGACTGAAGATCCTTTTTAAACTGTAACTCGACATTTTTCAGGTCTTCCCCGATGAGGGCAAGCGCTGCTTCCATTACCAAACCTCTGCTGAATTTTGGCCAATACTATAGGAAATACTCAGGAGTTGTCAACGCTTTTCTAGCAACGACAGCCTTTCAGGCCGTCCCGGGTTAAATAAACGCTCATTTACTATTGATTTTTGACGGCTCTTACACTACCATTCAAAAATATTTACAATAACTGTCCATGCTCCCAAGGAGACGAACCTTTGGAAAATATGTCGCCCCATATACTGATAGTGGATGACTCACCCTCATTCCAAAAGATGCTTTCCGGGCGTCTTGTAAAAAAAGGATACCGGGTCAGTTGTGCCTCTTCGGGCGAAGAGGCCATCAAGATATTTCAGACCGATGATTTCAACATGGTGCTGACAGATATTATTTTACCAGGCATGAGCGGGTTGAACATGCTCAAACTGGTTAAAGAGATGAAACCCGAAATGGACGTAGTCATTATCTCCAGTAACGCGTCCAGCTTTACCGCCATAAAGGCACTACGTCTGGGGGCCTATGACTACATTGTAAAACCCATAGACGACGAAGCAATTCTCTTTAACGTAGTGGCAAGGACCTTGGAGAAGCAGTTGCTGACCGTGGAAAATCGGCGCCTCATCAACGACCTTTCCGAGAAGAATCGGGCGCTTCAGGAAACTTTGGACATGATGAAGACTCTCAATAATGTCTGCGCCATCATTGCCTCAACAACCG
This genomic window contains:
- a CDS encoding IPT/TIG domain-containing protein, with the protein product MISRFIVFLIVITLATFQPVFAAKGKKVAQRAAAQKTPAPPEEQSPPINILSIIPAQGEPGVTVTLSGTGFTDKTTAFLGGVGMPTKVIGPKILTFDIPDLPPGLYALFLRREDGATSKPYNFILQAQKPVAMSLSPDTIYNCASGKEREVVVSGRNFQEGAQILLDGAAIKSRTLSRESISFNAPSQLFSGLHQVQVKNPTDEVSGAVALFINSKPEILSVSQGGEFVNYYELIIEGKNFQQGSTLVVDGANLNSGTAPATEREKIVYIDCTRLIYQRHPYDSTPKSFSLQVINPNSEESPVVTVNAP
- a CDS encoding VOC family protein — encoded protein: MQLAVADLGVTEAFYGGILDVSVERALTSPGAPEHLVMEQDGCVVIFVEESAVVQAHPILGDRFNVYPKGVGLTLHFRVNDIEEISDALDDEGLEILYPLERKPYGTLELWCFDPDGYLVVLEQPVKSGR
- a CDS encoding cytochrome c biogenesis CcdA family protein; the protein is MESTNITVVGAFIAGFLSFLSPCVLPLIPSYITYITGLSFSDLQMEHPSHKVRQQTIIHSLLFIAGFTFVFVLLGASATFIGGFLQAHMTALRRVGGVLIVVFGIHVSGIFDIGVLLGEKRLTLHRKPAGFFGSFVVGVAFAAGWTPCIGPILASILMVAATESTVYRGIGLLLAYSMGLAIPFFLASLAMHQFLVLFTRFKKYIRIFEIVTGVFLIIVGILIFTNYLSIFSRYTTIWFGGE
- a CDS encoding TlpA disulfide reductase family protein, yielding MKKIIFAVMILFSVAVIGCSRQEEPVIEGKVAPDFTLKDLAGRQVRLSDFRGKVVFLNFWATWCPPCREEIPSMVRLDRMMAGKPFQMLAVSIDEGGKDAVKRFFKNSGAALPALLDTDQAISKRYGTTGVPETFILDKKGVIVKKVVGGMDWSDPQVVAFFNEIMKPQM
- a CDS encoding sigma-54-dependent transcriptional regulator is translated as MAAKILIIDDDTSLRRVLEYNLQEEGYEVVTAADGEAGLALFAECSPALVVTDLKMPGISGFQVLATIKERSPATLVIVITAFGAIDTAIEAMKLGAYDYITKPFNRDQLKLVVKKALELQGLSEENRLLKEELTERAEFRNIIGISRGMERVFAIVRKVADTEATVLITGESGTGKELVAKSIHSLSSRRASPFVPINCAAIPRDLLESELFGHVKGAFTGAVRDKVGKFQSADGGTLFLDEVGELPVDLQPKLLRALQERIVEPVGGTTSQKLDVRVVAATNVDLEAAITEGRFREDLYYRLSVIPIHLPALREREDDVLLLIKHFTAKHGGAGVTFAPRALEVMKHYPWPGNVRELENTIERLLIMRNSDSIDVEDLPAKLRGVKKSREIGVINLPAEGYSLEQLEREIVVEALERSDWNQTAAARFLRIPRHTLIYRMEKYNITPQERKR
- a CDS encoding two-component system sensor histidine kinase NtrB — translated: MKRANIVRLVVPAVFILGISLLHYLTPLHLPMLHDIFQRLYYLPIILAAFWFGLRGGLVSSIVVSIMYAPHVLFQWGVHPSLELEKYLEILLYNIVGGVTGLLSQREVARREELHKTARGLEDSYKKLQSQADLVIEIEEQLRRAERLSVLGELSAVLAHEIRNPLGSIKGTAEILKDSFRPGESNYEFLEILLKETDRLNRVVEDFLGLARPLQVERATCDIMAELNEIVTLISTEAAARGVSIELNPAELPAVHGDREKLRQAFLNLLMNGLQATGRGGKLTVSASCPGPAEESPAVVELSFADTGEGIEPDRLNRIFEPFFTTKPDGTGLGLAITQKIVESHGGSIQVASEKGKGTTFTVRLPV
- a CDS encoding polyprenyl synthetase family protein, whose protein sequence is MEAALALIGEDLKNVELQFKKDLQSDVPLIRKVGEYVLSSGGKRIRPALLLLSAKLCGYHGDRHVPLASVIEFIHTATLLHDDVVDNANLRRGLASANTLWGNEASVLVGDFLFSKSFSLMVADGDLNVLKVLSGATTIIAEGEVLQLVCTSDLDVTTERYIEVVKSKTAILLSAACQSGAILGKASSEREVALQNFGMELGIAFQLVDDTLDYVASEEQFGKSIGHDLEEGKITLPLIHTLQHCTAAEKEKIAEVVDKDVLDEDDFAAVFELVHQYGGIDHAVTVAKDYVARCKAYLDVFEDSPEKYALVNLADYVVTRVK
- a CDS encoding response regulator, coding for MSPHILIVDDSPSFQKMLSGRLVKKGYRVSCASSGEEAIKIFQTDDFNMVLTDIILPGMSGLNMLKLVKEMKPEMDVVIISSNASSFTAIKALRLGAYDYIVKPIDDEAILFNVVARTLEKQLLTVENRRLINDLSEKNRALQETLDMMKTLNNVCAIIASTTDIGDILRKLVESAVEQLKAKKGYLLLLDKGGTNFSMKVCVGIDHHLAKAFTLRHDQGISGLVAANNKPLCIESDIPATLTLRLLEEDVCGDLFSTPGILSVPLLVKDRVVGVVNISGRSGGKMFTDTEVEFITTLANFAAIALDNAGTFYRLKKKGQ